A portion of the Eriocheir sinensis breed Jianghai 21 unplaced genomic scaffold, ASM2467909v1 Scaffold580, whole genome shotgun sequence genome contains these proteins:
- the LOC126993194 gene encoding homeobox protein Nkx-2.2-like → MLTVQEKQRPAGRGFSVRDLLQLHEAAPPATPRAADEQQQQQAQAGGQQQGGQGPGSALPGTVQAAADSTEQAAALTPAEEEMEALEVEEDAEAGGRKRKRRILFSKTQTYELERRFRQQRYLSAPEREHLAALLDLTPTQIKIWFQNHRYKTKKLIRERGLEAPPLPPLGAFSHTLRCLAPGSAAAAAAAAAAAAAAGPAARLHEYLPGPAPHLLHLGLHQAQFPGLLPFLPVCPFPPPTLPSSPSLLAQAAAAAAAAAPLRNSLASSLNPPTTVAAALLPPHTPPTSGAASPPAPPAVPASVAPPVTSRSLVLPRPGSLRPEGVCW, encoded by the exons GTCCAGGAGAAGCAGCGGCCGGCGGGTCGCGGGTTCAGCGTGCGGGACTTGCTGCAGCTCCACGAGGCGGCGCCCCCAGCCACgccgc GTGCCGCGgacgagcagcagcagcagcaggcacagGCGGGAGGGCAGCAGCAGGGCGGGCAGGGGCCCGGCTCGGCGCTACCCGGCACGGTGCAGGCGGCGGCGGACTCCACGGAGCAGGCCGCGGCCCTCACGccggcggaggaggagatggaggcgctggaggtggaggaggacgcggAGGCGGGCGGCCGCAAGCGTAAGCGCCGCATTCTGTTCAGCAAGACGCAGACCTACGAGCTGGAGCGGCGCTTCCGGCAGCAGCGGTACCTGTCGGCGCCCGAGCGCGAGCACCTGGCGGCGCTGCTGGACCTGACGCCCACGCAGATCAAGATCTGGTTCCAGAACCACCGCTACAAGACCAAGAAGCTCATCCGCGAGCGGGGCCTGGAGGCGCCGCCCCTGCCGCCCCTCGGCGCCTTCTCCCACACCCTGCGCTGCCTCGCCCCCGgctccgccgccgctgccgccgccgccgccgccgccgccgccgccgccggcccCGCCGCGCGCCTGCACGAGTACCTGCccggccccgccccgcacctGCTGCACCTGGGGCTGCACCAGGCACAGTTCCCCGGCCTACTGCCCTTCCTGCCCGTGTGCCCCTTCCCGCCGCCCACCctgccctcctcaccctccctcctggcGCAGGCCGCCgcagccgctgccgccgccgcgcccctCAGAAACTCCCTCGCCTCAAGTCTCAACCCGCCCACCACGGTCGCCGCCGCCCTCCTGCCGCCACACACGCCGCCCACCAGCGGCGCAGCGtcgccccccgccccgcccgcagTCCCCGCCTCCGTCGCGCCGCCCGTCACCTCCCGCAGCCTGGTGCTGCCGCGGCCGGGCTCGCTGCGGCCCGAGGGCGTGTGCTGGTGA